The following proteins are encoded in a genomic region of Streptomyces sp. SLBN-31:
- a CDS encoding M20 family metallopeptidase encodes MSPESENDLPGEALPGTLPEALRAELVAFRRDLHMHPELGNQEFRTTAAIKERLERAGLKPRVLAGGTGLVCDIGEWDGGRPMLALRADIDALPIPDTKSECDYRSTVPDRAHACGHDVHTTVVLGAGLVMADLHRQGRLPRPVRLLFQPAEEVLPGGAADAIECGVLDGVGRILAVHCDPRVDAGRIGLREGAITSACDRLEVALDGPGGHTARPHLTTDLVTAAARVATDVPALVGRRVDSRSGLAVTWGRIESGHAPNVIPQHAELSGTVRCLDLDTWRQAPDLVVAAIDEVANLHGAKSEINYVRGVPPVVNDPDVTELLRDAQTARRGALSVEGTEQSLGGEDFSWYLERVPGAMARLGVRPPGERTVRDLHQGDFDVDESAITVGVELFTAAALLDAAQ; translated from the coding sequence ATGTCACCGGAGTCCGAAAACGATCTGCCCGGCGAAGCCCTGCCCGGCACGCTCCCCGAGGCGCTGCGTGCCGAACTCGTCGCCTTCCGCCGCGACCTGCACATGCACCCGGAGCTCGGCAACCAGGAGTTCCGTACCACCGCGGCGATCAAGGAGCGGCTGGAGCGGGCGGGCCTGAAGCCGCGGGTGCTCGCCGGGGGGACCGGGCTCGTCTGTGACATCGGGGAGTGGGACGGCGGCCGGCCCATGCTCGCCCTGCGCGCCGACATCGACGCGCTGCCCATCCCGGACACCAAGAGCGAGTGCGACTACCGCTCCACCGTGCCCGACCGGGCGCACGCCTGCGGACACGACGTGCACACCACCGTGGTGCTGGGTGCCGGCCTCGTCATGGCGGACCTGCACCGGCAGGGCAGGCTGCCGCGGCCGGTGCGGCTGCTGTTCCAGCCGGCCGAGGAGGTGCTGCCCGGCGGCGCCGCCGACGCCATCGAGTGCGGCGTCCTCGACGGAGTGGGCCGCATCCTCGCCGTGCACTGCGACCCCCGCGTCGACGCCGGGCGGATCGGCCTGCGGGAGGGCGCCATCACCTCCGCCTGCGACCGGCTCGAGGTCGCGCTCGACGGCCCCGGCGGCCACACCGCCCGCCCGCACCTGACCACCGACCTGGTCACCGCCGCCGCCCGCGTCGCCACCGACGTGCCCGCGCTGGTCGGCCGGCGCGTGGACAGCCGCAGCGGCCTGGCCGTGACCTGGGGCCGTATCGAGTCCGGGCACGCCCCGAACGTCATCCCGCAGCACGCCGAGCTCTCCGGCACCGTGCGCTGCCTCGACCTGGACACCTGGCGGCAGGCCCCGGACCTGGTCGTCGCCGCCATCGACGAGGTCGCCAACCTGCACGGCGCCAAGTCGGAGATCAACTACGTCCGCGGCGTCCCGCCGGTCGTCAACGACCCGGACGTCACCGAGCTGCTGCGCGACGCCCAGACCGCCCGCCGCGGCGCCCTGTCCGTCGAGGGCACCGAGCAGAGCCTCGGCGGCGAGGACTTCTCCTGGTACCTGGAGCGCGTTCCCGGCGCCATGGCCCGCCTCGGCGTCCGCCCGCCCGGCGAGCGCACGGTGCGTGACCTGCACCAGGGCGACTTCGACGTCGACGAGTCGGCGATCACCGTGGGCGTGGAGCTGTTCACCGCGGCGGCCCTGCTGGACGCGGCGCAGTAG
- a CDS encoding BMP family protein, whose translation MRRVAKLSAACIATAALALTATACGSTSSDNSSSSSSSGGGGKGIKIGLAYDVGGRGDRSFNDSAARGADKAEKEFGGSIKELTAKNSDTEADREQRLTDLADAGYNPIVAVGFSYATSVDKVAAKYPKVSFGLIDSVATAKNVDSITFTEEQGSYLAGVAAALKTKKNHVGFIGGVDTPLIKKFAAGYVQGVKDTNAKAKVDVQYLTHGSDLSGFSSPDKGKEAASGMLDNGADVIYTAAGSSGNGAIEAVHGVKGAWAIGVDSDQYNIPGLAAYKTSILTSMVKNVDVGVYDFIKSVHDGKPLTGNQIYSLAKGGVGLATSGGYIDDIKSQLDAAKKKIVDGTVKVKTTP comes from the coding sequence GTGCGCCGGGTAGCAAAGCTTTCCGCTGCGTGTATCGCCACCGCAGCTCTCGCACTGACTGCCACCGCCTGTGGCAGCACGTCCTCCGACAACAGCAGCTCGTCCTCGTCCTCGGGCGGCGGCGGCAAGGGCATCAAGATCGGTCTCGCGTACGACGTCGGCGGCCGTGGTGACCGCTCCTTCAACGACTCCGCCGCGCGCGGCGCCGACAAGGCCGAGAAGGAGTTCGGCGGTTCCATCAAGGAGCTGACCGCGAAGAACTCCGACACCGAGGCCGACCGTGAGCAGCGGCTGACCGACCTGGCGGACGCGGGCTACAACCCGATCGTCGCCGTCGGCTTCTCCTACGCCACCTCGGTGGACAAGGTCGCCGCGAAGTACCCGAAGGTCAGCTTCGGCCTGATCGACTCGGTCGCGACCGCCAAGAACGTCGACAGCATCACCTTCACCGAGGAGCAGGGTTCCTACCTCGCCGGTGTCGCCGCGGCGCTGAAGACCAAGAAGAACCACGTCGGCTTCATCGGTGGCGTGGACACCCCGCTGATCAAGAAGTTCGCCGCGGGCTACGTCCAGGGCGTCAAGGACACCAACGCCAAGGCGAAGGTCGACGTCCAGTACCTGACCCACGGCTCGGACCTGTCCGGCTTCTCCAGCCCCGACAAGGGCAAGGAGGCCGCGTCCGGCATGCTCGACAACGGCGCCGACGTGATCTACACCGCGGCCGGCTCCTCCGGCAACGGCGCGATCGAGGCCGTCCACGGCGTCAAGGGCGCCTGGGCCATCGGCGTGGACTCGGACCAGTACAACATCCCGGGTCTGGCCGCGTACAAGACCTCGATCCTGACCTCCATGGTCAAGAACGTCGACGTCGGCGTGTACGACTTCATCAAGTCCGTGCACGACGGCAAGCCGCTGACGGGCAACCAGATCTACTCGCTCGCCAAGGGCGGTGTCGGCCTGGCCACCAGCGGTGGCTACATCGACGACATCAAGTCCCAGCTGGACGCTGCCAAGAAGAAGATCGTCGACGGCACCGTCAAGGTCAAGACCACTCCGTGA
- a CDS encoding ABC transporter ATP-binding protein gives MNASSPPAAVELRGITKRFPGVVANKDIDITVRTGTVHALCGENGAGKSTLMKILYGMQQADEGTIVVNGETVVFHNPADAIARGIGMVHQHFMLADNLTVLENVVLGAEKLYGIGAKARAKIKELSDAYGLNVRPDVLLEELGVADRQRVEILKVLYRGAKTLILDEPTAVLVPQEVEALFDNLRELKAEGLTVIFISHKLGEVLSVADEITVIRRGTTVGTVKPAGTTTKKLAELMVGSELPTPETEESTVTDLALLKVDGLRLAQTDLDGVERIILDDISFTIHKGEVLGIAGVEGNGQSELVEAIMGIRALNAGTIALDGTDISHAPTRERRESGVGYIPEDRHRHGLLLEAPLWENRILGHVTERPNSRGQLLDIKAARTDTARIIEAYDVRTPGIDVTAASLSGGNQQKLIVGREMSHAPKLLIAAHPTRGVDVGAQAAIWDHIREARREGLAVLLISADLDELIGLSDTLRVMYRGRLVADADPATITPEELGSAMTGAATGHLEHTEDDAR, from the coding sequence ATCAACGCGTCCAGCCCTCCCGCTGCCGTCGAACTGCGCGGCATCACCAAGCGATTCCCCGGCGTCGTCGCCAACAAGGACATCGACATCACCGTCCGCACCGGAACCGTGCACGCGCTGTGCGGTGAGAACGGCGCCGGCAAGTCCACCCTGATGAAGATCCTCTACGGTATGCAGCAGGCCGACGAGGGCACCATCGTCGTGAACGGCGAGACGGTCGTCTTCCACAACCCCGCCGACGCCATCGCCCGTGGCATCGGCATGGTGCACCAGCACTTCATGCTCGCCGACAACCTCACCGTCCTGGAGAACGTGGTCCTCGGCGCGGAGAAGCTGTACGGCATCGGCGCCAAGGCCCGCGCGAAGATCAAGGAACTCTCCGACGCGTACGGACTGAACGTCCGCCCGGACGTCCTGCTGGAGGAACTCGGCGTCGCCGACCGCCAGCGCGTGGAGATCCTCAAGGTCCTCTACCGCGGCGCAAAGACCCTCATCCTCGACGAGCCCACCGCCGTCCTCGTCCCTCAGGAGGTCGAAGCCCTCTTCGACAACCTGCGCGAGCTCAAGGCCGAGGGCCTCACCGTCATCTTCATCTCGCACAAGCTGGGTGAAGTCCTGTCCGTGGCCGACGAGATCACCGTCATCCGCCGCGGCACCACCGTCGGCACGGTCAAGCCCGCCGGCACCACCACCAAGAAGCTCGCCGAGCTGATGGTCGGCAGCGAACTGCCCACGCCGGAGACCGAGGAGTCCACGGTCACCGACCTCGCGCTGCTCAAGGTCGACGGCCTGCGCCTGGCCCAGACCGACCTCGACGGCGTCGAGCGCATCATCCTCGACGACATCTCCTTCACCATCCACAAGGGCGAGGTCCTCGGCATCGCCGGCGTGGAGGGCAACGGCCAGTCCGAGCTGGTCGAGGCCATCATGGGCATCCGTGCCCTGAACGCGGGCACGATCGCCCTCGACGGCACCGACATCTCCCACGCCCCCACCCGCGAGCGCCGTGAGTCCGGCGTCGGCTACATCCCCGAGGACCGCCACCGCCACGGCCTGCTCCTCGAGGCCCCGCTGTGGGAGAACCGCATCCTCGGCCACGTCACCGAGCGGCCCAACTCCCGCGGCCAGCTCCTCGACATCAAGGCCGCCCGCACCGACACCGCGCGCATCATCGAGGCGTACGACGTCCGCACCCCCGGCATCGACGTCACCGCCGCCTCCCTCTCCGGCGGCAACCAGCAGAAGCTGATCGTCGGCCGCGAGATGAGCCACGCGCCCAAGCTGCTGATCGCCGCCCACCCCACCCGGGGCGTGGACGTCGGCGCCCAGGCCGCGATCTGGGACCACATCCGCGAGGCCCGCCGCGAGGGCCTGGCCGTGCTGCTGATCTCCGCCGACCTGGACGAGCTCATCGGCCTGTCCGACACCCTGCGGGTGATGTACCGCGGCCGGCTGGTCGCCGACGCCGACCCCGCCACCATCACCCCCGAGGAGCTGGGCTCCGCCATGACGGGTGCGGCCACCGGCCACCTGGAGCACACAGAGGACGACGCCCGATGA
- a CDS encoding ABC transporter permease gives MNKLTQRIDKERLLLAIAAPLLAIVAAIVVTTLVILATGKNPGAAFSDMLTYGTASDSQVYILNKATTYYLAGVAVAVGFRMNLFNIGVDGQYRIAAFFAAVLGGALSTPGWISIPLIILCAMATGAVWAGIAGVLKVTRGVSEVISTIMLNAIATAIIAYLLQPGKLAELQSGGTVVSTKPLAKDEYFFQINTGAAGELWGFIFIAVAVGVAYWFVLGRTRFGFDLRTVGQSESAAAASGVSVKKMVATSMLISGAIAGLIGMPTLLNDSHQFSNDFPTGIGFTGIAIALLGRNNPVGIALGALLWGFLERTTNHLEFQGYDKEILGVIQGVIVLCVVIAYEVVRRYGLRRQQQRVGAELAAQAAAPTQKQEVAR, from the coding sequence ATGAACAAGCTGACCCAACGCATCGACAAGGAGCGGCTGCTCCTCGCCATCGCGGCCCCGCTGCTGGCGATCGTCGCCGCGATCGTCGTCACCACCCTGGTGATCCTCGCCACCGGCAAGAACCCGGGCGCCGCCTTCAGCGACATGCTGACCTACGGCACCGCCAGCGACAGCCAGGTCTACATCCTCAACAAGGCGACGACGTACTACCTGGCGGGCGTCGCGGTGGCCGTCGGCTTCCGGATGAACCTGTTCAACATCGGTGTCGACGGCCAGTACCGGATCGCCGCGTTCTTCGCCGCCGTCCTCGGCGGCGCGCTGAGCACGCCCGGCTGGATCTCCATCCCGCTGATCATCCTGTGCGCGATGGCGACGGGCGCGGTCTGGGCGGGCATCGCCGGTGTGCTGAAGGTGACCCGCGGCGTCAGCGAGGTCATCTCGACGATCATGCTCAACGCGATCGCCACCGCGATCATCGCCTACCTGCTGCAGCCCGGGAAGCTCGCCGAACTGCAGAGCGGCGGCACGGTCGTCTCCACCAAGCCGCTGGCGAAGGACGAGTACTTCTTCCAGATCAACACCGGCGCGGCCGGCGAGCTGTGGGGCTTCATCTTCATCGCCGTGGCCGTCGGCGTCGCGTACTGGTTCGTGCTCGGCCGCACCCGGTTCGGTTTCGACCTGCGCACCGTCGGCCAGTCCGAGAGCGCGGCCGCCGCGAGCGGTGTGTCCGTGAAGAAGATGGTCGCCACCAGCATGCTCATCTCCGGCGCGATCGCCGGCCTGATCGGCATGCCGACCCTGCTCAACGACAGCCACCAGTTCAGCAACGACTTCCCGACGGGCATCGGCTTCACCGGTATCGCCATCGCCCTGCTCGGCCGCAACAACCCGGTCGGCATCGCGCTCGGTGCCCTGCTGTGGGGCTTCCTGGAGCGCACCACCAACCACCTGGAGTTCCAGGGGTACGACAAGGAAATCCTCGGCGTCATCCAGGGCGTCATCGTCCTGTGCGTCGTCATCGCCTACGAGGTCGTACGGCGCTACGGCCTCCGGCGCCAGCAGCAGCGGGTCGGCGCCGAGCTCGCCGCCCAGGCCGCCGCCCCGACCCAGAAGCAGGAGGTGGCGCGATGA
- a CDS encoding ABC transporter permease: protein MTATMTDTPPPAAPKADTASTRSGRPLGQILMIVAGALLLVAAVRAITGANQLTSDGQVSAALSLAVPIGLAGLAGLWSERSGVVNIGLEGMMILGTFGAGWIGWQSNPWLGLLCGVGFGVLGGLVHAVATVTFGVDHIVSGVAVNLLALGTTQYLAKLFFSDGKAADAGGNPKQSPPVDSLPNFDIPGVSDALHSLENHHWFLISDLAGILGGLVTNLSVITILAFVLFVASWWLLWRTPFGLRLRSCGENPIAAESLGVNVYKYKYVAVAVSGGLAGLGGAFLALVTSHIYLEGQTGGRGYIGLAAMIFGNWRPGGLAMGAGLFGYSDALQLRNGGQTVHALLLLLVVLLVAMAGWKMYKKAHWQGGISLFVGALVLLWYLVTDEVPSDFVGATPYVVTLLVLSLSAQRLRMPKADGMRYRKGQGK from the coding sequence ATGACTGCCACGATGACCGACACGCCGCCGCCCGCGGCACCCAAGGCGGACACCGCGAGCACCCGGTCGGGCCGCCCGCTCGGCCAGATCCTCATGATCGTCGCGGGCGCGCTGCTCCTCGTGGCCGCGGTCCGCGCCATCACCGGCGCCAACCAGCTCACCTCCGACGGCCAGGTCAGCGCCGCGCTGAGCCTCGCCGTGCCGATCGGTCTCGCCGGTCTCGCCGGCCTGTGGTCCGAGCGCTCCGGCGTGGTCAACATCGGCCTCGAGGGCATGATGATCCTCGGCACCTTCGGCGCCGGCTGGATCGGCTGGCAGTCCAACCCCTGGCTCGGGCTGCTGTGCGGCGTCGGCTTCGGCGTCCTGGGCGGTCTCGTCCACGCGGTCGCGACCGTCACCTTCGGCGTCGACCACATCGTCTCCGGTGTCGCCGTCAACCTCCTGGCGCTCGGCACCACCCAGTACCTCGCCAAGCTGTTCTTCTCCGACGGCAAGGCGGCCGACGCGGGCGGCAACCCCAAGCAGTCCCCGCCGGTGGACTCGCTGCCCAACTTCGACATCCCGGGCGTCTCCGACGCCCTGCACTCCCTCGAGAACCACCACTGGTTCCTGATCTCCGACCTCGCGGGCATCCTCGGCGGCCTGGTCACCAACCTGTCGGTGATCACGATCCTGGCCTTCGTGCTGTTCGTCGCCAGCTGGTGGCTGCTGTGGCGCACCCCGTTCGGTCTTCGGCTGCGCTCCTGCGGCGAGAACCCGATCGCGGCGGAGTCCCTCGGCGTCAACGTCTACAAGTACAAGTACGTGGCCGTCGCCGTCTCCGGCGGTCTGGCCGGCCTCGGCGGCGCCTTCCTCGCCCTGGTCACCTCGCACATCTACCTGGAGGGCCAGACCGGCGGACGCGGTTACATCGGTCTCGCCGCCATGATCTTCGGCAACTGGCGGCCCGGCGGCCTCGCCATGGGCGCCGGCCTGTTCGGCTACTCCGACGCGCTCCAGCTGCGCAACGGGGGCCAGACCGTGCACGCGCTGCTGCTCCTGCTGGTCGTGCTCCTCGTGGCGATGGCCGGCTGGAAGATGTACAAGAAGGCCCACTGGCAGGGCGGCATCAGCCTCTTCGTGGGCGCGCTCGTGCTGCTGTGGTACCTGGTCACCGACGAGGTCCCGAGCGACTTCGTGGGCGCCACCCCGTACGTCGTCACCCTCCTCGTCCTGTCGCTGTCCGCGCAGCGCCTGAGGATGCCCAAGGCCGACGGCATGCGCTACCGCAAGGGCCAGGGCAAGTGA
- a CDS encoding cytidine deaminase: MTRPADVDWEALRELAREAMTHAYAPYSGYPVGVAALVDDGRTVSGCNVENASYGLGLCAECGLVSQLQRTGGGRLTHFTCVDGRGEILVPCGRCRQLLYEFGGPDLLLETPAGILPLSQMLPQAFGPDHLNK, from the coding sequence GTGACCCGGCCGGCCGACGTCGACTGGGAGGCGTTGCGCGAGCTGGCCCGCGAGGCCATGACCCACGCGTACGCCCCCTACTCGGGCTACCCGGTCGGCGTCGCCGCCCTGGTCGACGACGGCCGCACGGTCTCCGGCTGCAACGTCGAGAACGCCAGCTACGGCCTGGGACTGTGCGCCGAGTGCGGGCTGGTCTCGCAGCTGCAGCGCACCGGCGGCGGCCGGCTGACGCACTTCACGTGCGTGGACGGCCGGGGCGAGATCCTGGTCCCGTGCGGCCGCTGCCGCCAGCTGCTGTACGAGTTCGGCGGCCCCGACCTGCTGCTGGAGACCCCAGCGGGCATCCTCCCGCTGTCGCAGATGCTGCCCCAGGCCTTCGGCCCGGACCATCTCAACAAGTAA
- a CDS encoding thymidine phosphorylase, with the protein MDAISVIRTKRDRGELSDEQIDWVIDAYTRGEVADEQMSALAMAILLNGMNRREIARWTAAMIASGERMDFSSLSRPTADKHSTGGVGDKITLPLAPLVAACGAAVPQLSGRGLGHTGGTLDKLESIPGWRALLSNEEMLHVLDTTGAVICAAGDGLAPADKKLYALRDVTGTVEAIPLIASSIMSKKIAEGTGSLVLDVKVGTGAFMKTIENARELASTMVGLGTDHGVRTVALLTDMSTPLGLTAGNALEVRESVEVLAGGGPADVVELTIALAREMLDAAGVRDADPAKALADGSAMDVWRRMIAAQGGDPDAALPTSKEQHVIKAPSTGVLTRLDAYDIGVAAWRLGAGRARKEDPVQAGAGIEMHAKPGDTVSEGQPLLTLHTDTPERFEYALQAVEGSYDIQATGTEFTASPVVLERIA; encoded by the coding sequence ATGGACGCCATCTCCGTCATCCGCACCAAGCGGGACCGCGGCGAACTCAGCGACGAGCAGATCGACTGGGTCATCGACGCGTACACCCGCGGGGAGGTCGCCGACGAGCAGATGTCCGCGCTCGCCATGGCCATCCTCCTCAACGGCATGAACCGCCGCGAGATCGCCCGCTGGACCGCCGCGATGATCGCCTCCGGGGAGCGCATGGACTTCTCGTCCCTGTCCCGCCCCACGGCCGACAAGCACTCCACGGGCGGCGTCGGCGACAAGATCACGCTGCCGCTGGCCCCCCTCGTCGCCGCCTGCGGCGCCGCCGTGCCGCAGCTGTCGGGCCGGGGCCTCGGCCACACCGGCGGCACCTTGGACAAGCTGGAGTCGATCCCGGGCTGGCGCGCGCTGCTGTCCAACGAGGAGATGCTGCACGTCCTCGACACCACCGGCGCGGTCATCTGCGCGGCGGGCGACGGCCTGGCCCCCGCGGACAAGAAGCTCTACGCCCTGCGTGACGTGACCGGCACGGTCGAGGCGATCCCGCTGATCGCCTCCTCGATCATGTCGAAGAAGATCGCGGAGGGTACCGGTTCCCTGGTCCTGGACGTGAAGGTCGGCACCGGCGCGTTCATGAAGACCATCGAAAACGCGCGGGAGCTGGCGTCCACCATGGTGGGCCTCGGCACCGACCACGGCGTCAGGACGGTCGCCCTCCTCACCGACATGTCCACCCCGCTCGGCCTGACCGCGGGCAACGCGCTGGAGGTCCGCGAGTCGGTCGAGGTCCTGGCGGGCGGTGGCCCGGCGGACGTCGTGGAACTGACGATCGCCCTGGCCCGCGAGATGCTGGACGCGGCCGGCGTCCGCGACGCCGACCCGGCGAAGGCCCTGGCCGACGGCTCCGCGATGGACGTCTGGCGCCGGATGATCGCGGCCCAGGGCGGCGACCCGGACGCGGCGCTGCCCACGTCGAAGGAGCAGCACGTGATCAAGGCCCCGTCGACCGGCGTCCTCACCCGCCTCGACGCCTACGACATCGGCGTCGCCGCCTGGCGCCTGGGCGCGGGCCGCGCCCGCAAGGAGGACCCGGTGCAGGCGGGCGCGGGCATCGAGATGCACGCCAAGCCGGGCGACACGGTGAGCGAGGGCCAGCCCCTCCTGACCCTCCACACGGACACCCCCGAACGCTTCGAGTACGCCCTCCAGGCGGTGGAGGGTTCGTACGACATCCAGGCGACCGGTACGGAGTTCACGGCGTCGCCGGTGGTGTTGGAACGTATCGCCTGA
- a CDS encoding Uma2 family endonuclease, whose translation MSALAAEPGSPGNTDWDELVRVWEETDAPEGSKVEIIEGIVTVSPPPSEEHNDTAELLHELLYGARPPGSDWGIYQTLGLACPETGGLFMPDLCVVPRAALRRGKRVHAGEAELLVEVTSKSNANHDRIKKAHGYAVAGVPLYLLLDAWQSGRPTATLYGEPQSGTYRVLSSVEYGEELPLPAPFKLVLDTGIFPLK comes from the coding sequence ATGAGCGCACTCGCCGCCGAGCCCGGCTCCCCTGGGAACACGGACTGGGACGAGCTCGTCCGTGTCTGGGAGGAGACGGACGCTCCCGAGGGCAGCAAGGTGGAGATCATTGAAGGGATCGTCACCGTGTCGCCTCCGCCTTCCGAAGAGCACAACGACACCGCTGAGCTGCTTCACGAGCTCCTGTACGGCGCACGGCCTCCCGGCAGCGACTGGGGGATCTATCAGACACTCGGCCTCGCATGCCCCGAGACGGGCGGCCTGTTCATGCCGGACCTGTGCGTGGTGCCGAGGGCCGCTCTGCGCCGCGGCAAGCGCGTGCACGCGGGGGAAGCGGAACTCCTCGTGGAGGTAACGTCCAAGAGCAACGCGAACCACGACCGCATCAAGAAGGCGCACGGCTACGCCGTCGCGGGCGTACCTCTCTACCTCCTCCTGGACGCCTGGCAGTCGGGGCGTCCCACAGCGACGCTCTACGGAGAACCGCAGAGCGGCACCTACCGAGTCCTCTCTTCGGTGGAATACGGCGAGGAGTTGCCGCTGCCCGCACCCTTCAAGCTGGTCCTGGACACCGGCATCTTCCCGCTGAAGTGA
- a CDS encoding AEC family transporter yields MQGVLTGFAVIAVVIGVGYVIGRGGHLGEHGREVLTKLAFHVASPALLFTTLAHADLSVIFSSRLLVTAMSTAAAAGVFVAVGAARDWGVGRTTIGALCSSYVNSGNLGIPIAVYVLGDASLVAPVLLFQLIGVTPVALTILDLSGKGEKGPLWLRLLTPLRNPIAVGSLAGVAVSALGVRVPAPVMDPLTLIGNMSVPAVLLAFGISLCGSTMPGRGADRGAVCLSVALKSVGQPAVAWALATGVFGLRGHQLLDVVVTSALPAAQNLYTYASRYRVAEGLARDSILLSTVLSVPVLVVVAALLG; encoded by the coding sequence GTGCAGGGCGTGTTGACGGGCTTCGCGGTCATCGCGGTCGTCATCGGCGTCGGGTACGTCATCGGACGCGGCGGTCACCTCGGCGAGCACGGCCGCGAGGTCCTGACCAAGCTGGCCTTCCACGTGGCGTCACCGGCGCTGCTGTTCACCACCCTCGCCCACGCCGACCTGTCGGTGATCTTCTCCAGCCGGCTGCTGGTGACGGCCATGAGCACGGCAGCGGCCGCGGGGGTGTTCGTCGCGGTGGGCGCCGCGCGGGACTGGGGCGTGGGCCGCACGACGATCGGCGCCCTGTGCTCCAGTTACGTCAACTCCGGCAACCTCGGCATCCCGATCGCGGTGTACGTCCTGGGCGACGCCTCACTGGTCGCGCCCGTCCTGCTGTTCCAGCTCATCGGGGTCACCCCGGTCGCCCTGACGATCCTCGACCTGTCCGGCAAGGGCGAGAAGGGTCCGCTGTGGCTACGGCTGCTGACGCCCCTGCGCAATCCGATCGCCGTGGGCTCACTGGCCGGGGTGGCGGTGTCGGCGCTCGGGGTGCGGGTCCCGGCGCCCGTCATGGACCCCCTCACCCTGATCGGCAACATGTCGGTCCCCGCGGTCCTGCTGGCCTTCGGGATCTCCCTGTGCGGCAGCACCATGCCGGGGCGGGGCGCCGACCGGGGGGCGGTGTGCCTGTCCGTGGCGCTCAAGTCGGTGGGCCAGCCGGCGGTGGCCTGGGCGCTGGCGACCGGTGTCTTCGGGCTCCGGGGCCATCAACTCCTGGACGTGGTGGTGACGTCGGCACTTCCGGCCGCGCAGAACCTGTACACGTACGCGAGCCGTTACCGGGTGGCGGAGGGGTTGGCGCGGGACTCGATCCTGCTGTCGACGGTGCTGTCGGTGCCGGTGCTGGTGGTCGTGGCGGCGCTGCTGGGCTGA
- a CDS encoding STAS domain-containing protein encodes MSSARSRGLPLVDAMKPALLVLPGPVTRDEAAGLCDDVQALLQSTGAGVVVIDVAGIGPPGLGAVDLLARLQLAARRAGGRIRLRDPAPSLHALLGLVGLRFEVEGQVEEREPPLGVEEEVEPGEPAL; translated from the coding sequence ATGAGTTCCGCCCGCTCGCGCGGTCTACCGCTCGTGGACGCCATGAAGCCTGCTCTGCTGGTGCTGCCCGGCCCCGTCACCCGCGACGAGGCGGCGGGGCTGTGCGACGACGTGCAGGCGCTGCTTCAGTCCACGGGGGCCGGTGTCGTCGTGATCGACGTCGCCGGGATCGGGCCCCCGGGTCTCGGCGCCGTCGACCTGCTGGCGCGGCTCCAGCTCGCCGCCCGGCGGGCCGGGGGACGCATCCGGCTGCGGGACCCCGCGCCCTCCCTACACGCCCTGCTCGGTCTGGTCGGGCTCCGCTTCGAGGTGGAGGGGCAGGTCGAAGAGCGGGAACCACCGCTTGGTGTCGAGGAAGAAGTGGAACCCGGTGAGCCGGCCCTCTGA